GGGGTCCTGCATATTATATTGAAGCAGGAATGAAGGGCGGATTTGCGAAAGGTTATGCCATTTTATTCGCAGTACTGGCAATATTATCAACAGCATTATTATTACCGGGTATTCAGTCTAATGCTATTGCAAGTTCAATGAAGAATGCATTTGGAATCGAAGGATGGATTATTGGTATCGCACTTGCAGTGATATTAGCGATGATTATCTTCGGAGGGGTACGCTGGATTGCTAATGTAGCGACTGCAGTAGTTCCGTTTATGGCAATTTTGTATATTTTATTAGCGGTTGTTATTATTGTTCTTAATATTGATAAGGTTCCTGGTTTATTTGCATTAATATTCAAATCAGCATTCAATATGGAATCAGCGTTTGGTGGGATTCTTGGTGCAATGATTGAAATCGGTGTTAAACGTGGGCTTTATTCTAATGAAGCTGGTCAAGGTACAGGTCCTCACCCAGCAGCAGCAGCAGAAGTATCACATCCTGCTAAACAAGGATTAGTTCAGGCTTTCTCGGTGTATGTTGATACGTTATTTGTATGTACAGCAACAGCTTTAATTATTTTATTATCAGGTACATTCAATACAACTGACGGTACGATGAATGGAGATAAGCCGAATTTAATCAAAGATGGCGGCATATATGCGCTTAATGCAGATGGAGAGAAAGATTATTCTGGAACAGCAATGTATGTTCAAGCAGGTATTGATAAAGCATTCCATGGAAGTGGTTATCAGTTTGATCCAACGTATTCTGGATTAGGTTCATACTTTGTTGCGATTGCATTGTTCTTCTTTGCATTTACAACGATTCTTGCATATGCATATATTGCTGAAACAAACGTTTCTTATTTAATGAAAAATAGCAGTGTTTCAATGAATAAATTATTAATAAATGTAATGCGTGTAATTCTAGTAGGTGCTACGTTCTATGGCGCAATTAAAACAGCAGATGTGGCATGGGCGATGGGGGACCTTGGTGTAGGATTAATGGCTTGGTGTAACATCATCGCAATCTGGATCCTGCATAAACCAGCATTACGTGCATTGAAAGACTTTGAAAGACAGAAGAAGGAAAAAGGATCAGGACGCTATGCAGTGTATCATCCAGATCCAAATGAATTGCCAAATGCGACATTCTGGACAGTAGATTATCCGGAACGTTTAAGAAAAGAACACTTTGATGAAAAAGCGCATTAAACAAAAAAGACAGCCATCGCTGTCTTTTTTGTGCTTAATATTTTATTTTATTATGAGTGATAAGGGGATGTAAAAATGACCTTTGAAGAAGTAATGGCAGAACTTGAATCTCTAGGTAAAGAACGTATGAAGAAAATATATATGGGTAATGGCGCAAAAGAACCTTTATTCGGTGTAGCAACGGGTGCAATGAAGCCAATGCGTAAAATAATCAAGAAAGATCAGGAGCTTGCAGATAAGCTATATGCGACTGGTAACTATGATGCAATGTATTTCGCAGGTGTAATTGCAGATCCCAATGCTATGACAGAAGAAGATTATGAGCGATGGATAGAAGGTGCCTACTTCTATATGTTGTCTGATTATGTGGTAGCAGTTACGTTATCTGAAGCGGACATTGCCCAGCAAGTTGCAGATAAATGGATTGATTCTGGAGAGGATTTAAAGATGAGTGCCGGCTGGAACTGCTATTGCTGGTTACTTGGACATAAAAAAGATAATGTATTCGATACTGAAAAATTAAGTAAGATGTTAGATCGTGCAGAGAAAGAAATACATACTGCACCTAATAGAACGAAAGTAAGCATGGGTAACTTTATTCAATGCGTGGCAATTTCATATGTTGCATTACATGACAAAGCGACAGCAGTAGCACGCACAGTTGGTTCAATACCCTTTAACCGAGAGAATAAGCCGGATGGAGAAGTAAAGCCTATAGAGACGATTGAGAAAGCGATAGAGAAAGAGAGAATTGGTTTTAAACGTAAATATGTGCGCTGTTAAAATTTAGAGTAAATAATAGAGAAAATTTTATTTTAAAAATTGACAATATTCTGACAAATTAATAAAATGAAACTTAGGAGGAATTTTTACACGACAAAAAGGGGAGATGATTTCATGAATCAACAGGATTATAACAAAATTGCAGCATCGAAAGATTTCAATGATTTAGTTGCAGCGAGAAAAAAGTTTATTTTTCCAATTACGTTGTTCTTTATCGTTGCTACATTGCTCTTTCCAATTCTCACAGGTTATACTACGATTTTAAATAATATTGCTTTCTGGAATATTTCTTGGGCATGGATTTATGCATTCTTATTATTTGTGATGGTCTGGACATTAGTCACAATTTATATGAGTAAAGCGAAGCAGTTCGATGCTGTAAGTGAGCGAATCATTAATGAGTATAAAAGGGGGTCTCGCTCATGAATATGACTGTTATTATGATGTTTTTATTTTTTGTAAGTTTAACGCTACTTATTACATACTTTGCTTCTAAAAGAACGAATTCTGCTGAAGATTTTTATACAGCCGGTGGAGGTTTAACAGGTTGGCAAAATGGTTTAGCGATTGCAGGAGATTATTTATCGGCAGCATCATTTTTAGGTATTGCTGGAGCTATCGCACTTTGGGGATTCGATGGTTTCTTTTATAGTATTGGATATTTAACGGCGTATTTAATTGTATTATACATCGTTGCTGAACCATTAAGAAATTTAGGGAAATATACTTTAGCAGATATGATCGCAGCACGTTTTGAACTGAAGAAAGTACGTGCGATGGCTGCAGTTTCGTCAATCACAATTGTAATATTTTATATGTTAGCACAGCTTGTAGGTGCTGGTGCACTAATTCAGCTGTTATTTAATATTCCATATACTTGGGCGGTTATTATTGTCGGTATTATGATGACAGTTTATGTTTTGTTTGGCGGGATGACAGCTACAAGCTGGGTTCAGATGGTCAAAGCAGTTTTATTGATGGTTGGAACGATTATTATTTCTTTTCTTGTATTAAAGCATTTTAACTTTAGTATTGCCAACATGTTTGGTGCGATGAAATCTATTGATGCGCCTGAACTTAAGAGTGACTATATTAATCCAGGTTCACAAGGGAAATCGCCATTAGATAATATCTCTTTAATTGTTGCTTTATTATTTGGGACAGCCGGATTACCTCATATTCTAATGCGTTTCTTCACGGTAAGTGATGCAAAGACTGCACGATCATCCGTGATGTGGGCAACATGGATTATTGGTATTTTTTACATACTCACAATATTTTTAGGGTTCGGGGCAGCAAGCTTGTTAACACGTGAAGAAATTATTACAGCAAATCCTGCTGGAAATATGGCTGCACCACTTCTAGCAGATAGGCTAGGCGGAGATATACTCATGTCGTTTGTATGTGCCGTTGCTTTTGCAACAATTCTTGCAGTAGTCGCAGGGCTTGTATTATCAGGAGCTTCTGCTTTTGCACATGATATTTATGGCGAAATCATTAAGAAAGGTAATATATCAGAACGTGAACAGATGAAAGCAGCAAAAATAGCTTCTTTAGCTGTATCTGTATTATCAATATTACTTACATTGTTTGCCCAAAATATGAATGTCGCGTTCTTAGTATCATTAGCATTCTGTGTAGCAGCGAGTGCAAACTTACCGGTAATCGTATTTACGATTTTCTGGAAGCGATTTAATACACAAGGCGCTATTGCTGGACTCTTAACAGGGTTAATAACATCGTTAGTGCTTGTAATATTAAGCCCGAATGTTATGAATCCGGAAGGTACAGCATTTATTACAGCGAACCCAATCTTCCCATTAGCGAATCCTGCAATTATATCTGTACCTGCAGGATTTATAGGTGCATTCTTAGGAACGTATTTAGGGAAAGCTGAATCTGAAGATAAGTTTAGAGAAGTTGAAGTGAAGTCTGTGACAGGTATCGCTCATTCTGAAGTAACACATTAGAGGTGAAATTGGCGTCGTGCCAATTTCGCGAGAGAAAACAGAGGTGAGATTGGCGTTGTGCCAATTTCGCGAGAGAAAACAGAGGTGAAATTGTCGCCGTGCCAATTTCGCGAGAGAAAAAAAGGGTGAAATTGGCGTCGTGCCAATTTCACCCTCAAATATTTTATCTTTCTTTTACTAAATTGCCGCCTTCTAATCTTAAGATATGATCTGCATATTTAAATATACGTTCGTCATGCGTAATAATAATGCACGAACTGTTATTCTCTTTTACACGTTCTCTAATGACTTCAACAACTTGAACTGCGCGTTCAAAGTCTAAGCTCGCAGTCGGTTCGTCTGCAAGTATTAAGGAAGGGTGGTTCATAAAAGCTCGTGCGATAGCCACACGTTGCTTTTCACCTCCGGATAAGCTATTTGGATATACTTTCGCACGATGTGATAATCCGAATGTATCAAGTAAATCATCAGCTTTCTTGCTTGCTGCGTGTTTGTCCATGCCGTTTTCGAGTGCGACATGCAGCAGTTGTTCTTTCACATTTACAAATGGTATAAGATGAGATGCCTGAAAGATAAAACCGATGTCATCCAGACGCATTTTAGTGATATCACTCTTAGATAAGTTAGATAGTGATTTGCCATTAATAATAACTTCTCCACTTGTGGGCTGGAGCAATGCTCCGATAATCGTAAGTAATGTACTTTTACCAGAACCTGATGGACCATACAGACATATAACTTCTCCATCATTTACTGTAAAGTTGATATCTTTTAATACTTCTGTTGTTGTGTCTCCTTGTTTAAAGGATTTTGATATATGTTTTACTTCTATCATTATTATTCTCCTCCGATTGCTTGAATAGGATCGATTTTTAAGACTTTGTAGATTGATAGCAACACACCGATTAATGCTACAAGTAAGAATAACCCGATTAATAAAATAATTAAGTTAGGGTTTAAGAAAAATGGCATGGTTGCAGGTAAATTCATATTGATAATATATATGACACCAATACTTAACAATACACTTACCATAACGATGAGAATCACTTCCTGCATCAGTTTAAAGATAAGTTTTCTGTTACTTGTTCCAATAGCTTTTAAAATTCCATACTCTGTCGTTTTTTGTATAGTAATAACATAGAAGAACACAGTAATTACAATTGCTGAAATCAAGAATAAGAATATTACCATTAAGTTTAAAGGCATTTGTTCTGCTTCATAACTTGGTATACCTTTCATTGCTTTGTCAGGTGTAATCAGTTTAGAATCATCTAATTCATCATTTAATGCATTAATATCTGCTTTAGACATTGATTTGAGGATTCCAGCATTCGCTGGCATATCTTTAAAATAGTTATCATATGTTTCTTGTGAAACAAGTCCAACTGGCATATGGGCAAACATTTGATGACGTGTAAATGTTGAGATTGTTAAGTCAGTGTCTTTATCTTTAACATTCAGTTTATCCCCGACAGTAAATACTTTAGATGTATGAGAATCAAGATTTACTTTGTTTTCTGAAGGTAACTTCATATAATCTTCAGAAACCGTTGCAAGTAAGAATTTCTCGTTTTGCTGCACTTTAACAGGCTGCAATTTTAATAATGGTATATTATTGTCTTCTAAAACTTTCTGATCATGTTTGGATAATGGTGTATTCATCAAGTTATTATCTGCATCTTTTGAAATAACATAATGACTTGCATCCATCTGCTCGATGAATGATACGTTATCTTTTCCGAGTCCTTGTGCTAAACTAGATACAAATAATACTAAGAATGAGAGTAAGAAGATGATTGCTGCAATCAGCAAGTATTTAACTTTATAATATTTAATTTCTTTTAGTGCTAAATTCATATTGATCAACCTTTCGTCTTGTTTATAATACATATATTAATGGTTCAATATGAACGGAATATGAACGGAGGCCATTTGATGCAAAATAAAATATTGATAGTAGATGATGAAGCGGCTATACGACATGAGGTTATAAGTGGTTTTGAACAGCATGGGTTTCAAGTTTTTAATGCGAGTAATGGTAATGAAGCTATTACCTTGCTAGATAAAGAAAAGGTAGATTTATGTATCGTTGACATTATGATGCCTGGTATTGATGGGTTCGAACTTTGTGAACAAATTAAACAGGACTATCAACTCCCTGTTATAATGCTTACGGCACGCGATGCATTAGGAGATAAAAGAATTGCTTTTCAAGCGGGAAGTGATGATTATGTGACTAAGCCGTTTGAGATAGAGGAAGTTATCTTTAGAGCCCAGGCAATATTGAAACGCTATGAGAAGTCGGTTGAGAAGATTGAATTCGGCAAGTTGTTAATCGATGCAGATAGTTATGAAGTGATGATGGAAGATGAGTCTTTGTATCTTCCGAGAAAAGAATTTGAACTGCTTTATTTTTTAGTGAGGCATTATCCGAAAGTTGCAACGAGAGAACAGCTTATTGAAGAGATATGGGGATATGACTTTGATGGGGATGAACGAACGGTAGATGTACATGTGAAACGTATTCGTAAAAGGTTAAGCGCATTTGATAGTGGTGTAGAGATACAGACTGTGCGCGGTGTAGGATATAAGGTGCATCATGTTTAAACGACTATCTACGCGTTTTATAATTGGAACGTTCCATGTCATCATTGTAAGTTCTCTGCTTTCTTTTATCATTGCCAACGTTTATTATCATATGACGTTAAAAGAACAAAATGATACGCGTATTACGAATACATTAATAACGCAAAAGAAATATATCGAATCTCACCCTGAAATAAAGCCTGATGCATTCTTTACACAACTCGCTAATTTAAATTTTCAGGTTGTAGCGATTAAAGACGGAAAGAAGCACTTTTATGGTACACCATTTCGCGTGAAAAATTTACCGTATCATGGTCCATTAACTGAACCGTATCACGGTATAAAAGAGCGGCCATTCAATGTTTTTATTACTGGATTCTTTGATAATGAAACGAGGAATACGGTTGGAATGCCAATGCAAGTAAATGGTACACGATATGATGTATACATTAGACCGGATGTGGGAGAAAGTATGCATGAATTTAGAATTTTTCTTGCGATATTGTTTTTATGCATCATCGTATTTTCAATACTCTTTGTATTTCTATCCTCGAAGTATATCGTACATCCGGTAGTTCAGCTTAAAGAAGCAGCTCGTAAAATTGGAGATCAAAGTGGATACCAAACATCAGTAAAACGAAGGGACGAAATTGGAGTATTAGCACATGAAATGAATGTGATGAGTGCGAAAATACTGCATCATGAAGAAATGAATCAACGATTTGTAGCAAATGTAAGTCATGAGATTCAATCCCCGATTACGAATCTGTTAGGTCAAATTAAACAACTCAGACAAACGAAAGATTTTAGTTTACTGGATGATATTGAGCATCAGTCCCAACGTTTAAGTGGATTGACGAAACAGCTGCTAATGCTTGCATCACTTGAGAAATCAGGAAGAACTGTTGAAAAAGAGCTGTTCAGTAGCAAACTATTGATACAAGAAGTTATACGTAATCATATGTATGCGCTCGATCAGAAAGAAATATTCGTAACGACTAAACTGAAAGATTTTGAAATGTCAGGACATCGAGATTTATGTTATCAGATGCTGAGCAATATATTGAGTAATGCAATTAAATATAGTCCTGTAGAGACTCAAATTAAGTTTGAGTCGAATAATGAGGGGCTACCTTATATTAAAGTAATTGATGAAGGGTATGGGATGTCAGATAAGACGAAAGCGTACTTGTTTGAACGTTTTTATAAAGCAGAAGTGCATGAAGATAAAGTGCCAGCGAACGGTCTAGGTATGGCCATTGTTAAAGAAATTGCAGATTTACATGATTTTACGATTGCGGTTGAAAGTGAACTTGGTAAAGGGACTGCAATTACAATATATTTATCAAAGAAATAGAAGCCGTATAGGAGGACTTCCCCTTATATGGCTTCTATTTTAGCTATTGTTCATTTTTTAATCTTTCGATAGCTTTATCTAAGTCTTCTTTATCTTCTTGAGAAATCGTCGGGAATTGCGGATTTAGTGATTTGATCTTTTCAATCATTACTTCTGTAACGATGCGGCGTGTATGCCACTCGTCATCTGCTGGAAGAACATACCAAGGGCTATGCTCAGTAGAAGTTTCTTCTAGCATTTCACTAAATAGCTTCTGATAATCTTCCCAATATTCTCGTTCTTTAACATCGTTAAATGAAAATTCCCAGTTTTTATCTGGATTTGTCATACGCTCTAGTAAACGATTGCGTTGTTCTTCGTGAGACATATTGAAGAAAAACTTAATTACATGAAAACCGTTTTCGGTTAAATAGCGCTCATAATCATTGATCTGACGATATCTTGTATGCCATAAATTCTTTTCTTCAGCATCATCCGGTTTCTCCTTCTCCTCGACCAAGTTATGAATACGAGGCGCAAGAACATCTTCATAATAAGAACGGTTTAAGATACCGATTTGTCCACGTTCTGGCAAACCATCATGAAAGCGCCATAAGTAATCATGCTTTCTCTCAGTATCTGTTGGTTTTCCGAAAGAAGTCGTTTTTAAACCTTGTGCACTTAAATTTGAAAAGATATAACTGATAACTTCATCTTTTCCGGCAGCATCTAGTGCCTGTAGTACAACTAATATTCCGTTTTCTTCAGCAGCATGTAATTTAAGATGAAGACCTCTCAATTGTTGTGTCAATTCAGGAATAATATTTTCTTTTATGTCATCATTTAATGATTTTTTATTTTCAGATGAAGGAAAATTATCAAATGAAAAACTTTCCTCATGATTAACTTTATACTGATTAATATCCATTTCTGACCTCCTTGTATATATTGTTAAGGATATACCCTGAATAATTAATTTTGAAACGAGTGGGTATATATTAAATATGAAATATTTTTAGGAGGTATTATAATGTCAAATTCAAACCAAAATCCATTAACACAGTATTATAACGAACCTTATGAAAAGCAGCCTCAGGAGTATCCTGGTATACAGAGTAAAATGGACCCAACTCCTGATTGCGGTGAAACTTCATATAAAGGTGCCGAGAAGCTTGTAGGTAAGAAAGCACTTGTTACTGGAGGAGATTCTGGTATAGGTAGAGCAGCAGCGATTGCTTATGCTAAAGAAGGTGCTGATGTTGCAATTAACTATCATCCTGACGAACAATCAGATGCAGAAGATGTGAAAAGAGTCATAGAGGCAGAAGGCAGAAAATGCGTGTTGCTACCAGGTGATCTACGTGACACAGAATTTGCCCGCAATGTGGCATTAAAAGCATATGAAGCATTAGATGGTTTAGATATATTAGTATTAAATGCAGGTATGCAGCAATTTGAATATGATATTGAGCAACTGGATGAACAGCAAGTTCGTGATACATTCGAAGTGAATGTGTTCTCAAATATCTTTACGATACAAAGCGTATTGAAACATTTGCAACCAGGCGCAAGTATTATTATTACGAGTTCTATACAAGGTGTTAAGCCAAGTGCGCATCTTGTTGACTATGCAATGACGAAAAGTTGTAATATTTCAATGACGAAGAGCTTAGCAGCACAACTTGGGCCTAAAGGCATTCGAGTGAACAGTGTAGCGCCTGGACCAGTATGGACACCCCTTCAAATAAGTGGAGGTCAGCCACAGGATAATATCCCTGAATTCGGTAAAAAAGAACCGCTTGGCAGAGCAGGACAACCAGTAGAACTTGCCGATGTTTATGTATTGCTTGCGAGTGATAATGCGAGCTTTATTACTGGTCAAGTATATGGTATTACAGGCGGATCGCCAATTAACTAAAAAAATCTCCCTTAGTGGGAGATTTTTTTTGTCAAATTTATGTATATATAGCTTGATTTTAATCACATACATAGGTGAATATTAATGATTATTTCAACCCGTTATGAATGGTTTTTATATTATGTTCCATCATTTTATAGTAGCTATCTCCATCCGTACCCTTTTGACCGATAGAGTCTGTATAGACTTCACCATAAATCGGTGTTTTAGTCATTTCGCTGAGTGACTGCATACTTCGTTTGTCGACGCTCGTTTCGACGAATAAGGAATTAATATCATGATTTTTGACAAAGTTGATCGCTTGCTTCATCTGTTCTGGTGTACCTTGTTTTTCCGTATTAATCTCCCATATATAAGCATGGTTTAAATCATAATCTCGGCTGAAGTACTTGAACGCGCCTTCACTTGTAATGAGATGGCGTTTTGACTTTGGAATATCATTGAATTTATCTTTATACTGTGCACTTAATGTAGTTAAGCGTTTCGTGTATTGCTCCATATTATGATGGTACGTTTTTGAATGTTTTTTATCTGCTTTCTCTAGTGCTTTAGCGATATTTTTACTATAGAGTATGCCATTATCTATACTTAGCCAGGCATGTGGATCAATTGCATTATCATCATGACGTCCTTTTAAGAAAATTTTCTTAACACCATCACTCACAGCGATAACATTGTCATCGCCTAATTTCTTATCACCTTGTTGTAATGCTTTTTGAAACCATCCGCTTGAAGTCTCTAAATTCAGTCCATTAAACAATACTACGTCAGCATCAGTAATGGCTTTAATATCTTTCGGTTTCACTTCATAGTCGTGCGGGTCCTGTCCAATAGGTACTATATTCGTAACAACTGCATCGTCACCAGCAATTGATTTGGTCATATCGTAAATAATAGAATTTGATGTTACAATTTTAATTTTTCCTTCTTTTTTATCTTGCGAACATGCGCTTAACAAAAGAGCTGCCACTGCAAAGAAGACGATTATTTTTGAGAAAATTTTTGTGTTCATAAAGTTCATCCTTTCGTAATGAATCGTTTTGCCGTTTGATTGAGTGTAAATATAATGAGGTAGATTATCGTTGCGATAATCACAATACATGCACCACTTGGAACATTCAGTATATAGCTGATATATATACCGGTAACTGCACTGAATAATCCAAATGTTGCAGAGAGTATCATCATCTTGTGTAAACTTTTAGAAATTAAGTATGCGCTTGATGCGGGCGTAATTAGCATTGCAACGACGAGTATGATACCAATTGTTTGCAAGCTTACTACAGTGATAAGAGCTAATAATATCATTACAGTGTAATGCCAGAATATTGGATTAATGCCGTTCATTCTGCTGAATACTGGATCGAATGTCGTCAATTTAAGTTGCTTGTAAAAGACAATAATAACGAAGAGCACAGCGAGACTGACAAAGAGTGTTGTGTACATTGCTTCTTTCGTTACCGTAAGGATGTCTCCGAACAATATATGATATAAATTTGTCGTTGTCTCCATCATGCTGATCATCACAACACCGATAGAGAAGAATAAAGTAAACGCGATACCAATTGCAGCATCTTTTTTTGTTTTGGAGTGGTCAGTTATTGCCCCGATAAACAAACTTGTTAAAAGGCCGGTGAATAACGCTCCGATAAACATTGGAATATGTAATAGAAAACTTATT
Above is a window of Macrococcoides canis DNA encoding:
- a CDS encoding alanine/glycine:cation symporter family protein, with the translated sequence MEGIVSFLNEIVWSKPLVYGLLLTGILFSLMMKFFQVRHLKEMIRLMFQGEKSPTGISSFQAIALSLAGRVGTGNIVGVSTAIYIGGPGAVFWMWMTAFLGASSAFIESTLAQIYKKEINGEYRGGPAYYIEAGMKGGFAKGYAILFAVLAILSTALLLPGIQSNAIASSMKNAFGIEGWIIGIALAVILAMIIFGGVRWIANVATAVVPFMAILYILLAVVIIVLNIDKVPGLFALIFKSAFNMESAFGGILGAMIEIGVKRGLYSNEAGQGTGPHPAAAAEVSHPAKQGLVQAFSVYVDTLFVCTATALIILLSGTFNTTDGTMNGDKPNLIKDGGIYALNADGEKDYSGTAMYVQAGIDKAFHGSGYQFDPTYSGLGSYFVAIALFFFAFTTILAYAYIAETNVSYLMKNSSVSMNKLLINVMRVILVGATFYGAIKTADVAWAMGDLGVGLMAWCNIIAIWILHKPALRALKDFERQKKEKGSGRYAVYHPDPNELPNATFWTVDYPERLRKEHFDEKAH
- a CDS encoding DNA alkylation repair protein, with the protein product MTFEEVMAELESLGKERMKKIYMGNGAKEPLFGVATGAMKPMRKIIKKDQELADKLYATGNYDAMYFAGVIADPNAMTEEDYERWIEGAYFYMLSDYVVAVTLSEADIAQQVADKWIDSGEDLKMSAGWNCYCWLLGHKKDNVFDTEKLSKMLDRAEKEIHTAPNRTKVSMGNFIQCVAISYVALHDKATAVARTVGSIPFNRENKPDGEVKPIETIEKAIEKERIGFKRKYVRC
- a CDS encoding ABC transporter permease, with the translated sequence MNLALKEIKYYKVKYLLIAAIIFLLSFLVLFVSSLAQGLGKDNVSFIEQMDASHYVISKDADNNLMNTPLSKHDQKVLEDNNIPLLKLQPVKVQQNEKFLLATVSEDYMKLPSENKVNLDSHTSKVFTVGDKLNVKDKDTDLTISTFTRHQMFAHMPVGLVSQETYDNYFKDMPANAGILKSMSKADINALNDELDDSKLITPDKAMKGIPSYEAEQMPLNLMVIFLFLISAIVITVFFYVITIQKTTEYGILKAIGTSNRKLIFKLMQEVILIVMVSVLLSIGVIYIINMNLPATMPFFLNPNLIILLIGLFLLVALIGVLLSIYKVLKIDPIQAIGGE
- a CDS encoding SDR family oxidoreductase; this translates as MSNSNQNPLTQYYNEPYEKQPQEYPGIQSKMDPTPDCGETSYKGAEKLVGKKALVTGGDSGIGRAAAIAYAKEGADVAINYHPDEQSDAEDVKRVIEAEGRKCVLLPGDLRDTEFARNVALKAYEALDGLDILVLNAGMQQFEYDIEQLDEQQVRDTFEVNVFSNIFTIQSVLKHLQPGASIIITSSIQGVKPSAHLVDYAMTKSCNISMTKSLAAQLGPKGIRVNSVAPGPVWTPLQISGGQPQDNIPEFGKKEPLGRAGQPVELADVYVLLASDNASFITGQVYGITGGSPIN
- a CDS encoding metal ABC transporter permease, which produces MSFITEILNYPFLSRALITAAIVGIVSGVVGCLIILRGLSLMGDAMSHAVLPGVAISFLLHIPMFIGALFTGLLTSLFIGAITDHSKTKKDAAIGIAFTLFFSIGVVMISMMETTTNLYHILFGDILTVTKEAMYTTLFVSLAVLFVIIVFYKQLKLTTFDPVFSRMNGINPIFWHYTVMILLALITVVSLQTIGIILVVAMLITPASSAYLISKSLHKMMILSATFGLFSAVTGIYISYILNVPSGACIVIIATIIYLIIFTLNQTAKRFITKG
- a CDS encoding sensor histidine kinase; its protein translation is MFKRLSTRFIIGTFHVIIVSSLLSFIIANVYYHMTLKEQNDTRITNTLITQKKYIESHPEIKPDAFFTQLANLNFQVVAIKDGKKHFYGTPFRVKNLPYHGPLTEPYHGIKERPFNVFITGFFDNETRNTVGMPMQVNGTRYDVYIRPDVGESMHEFRIFLAILFLCIIVFSILFVFLSSKYIVHPVVQLKEAARKIGDQSGYQTSVKRRDEIGVLAHEMNVMSAKILHHEEMNQRFVANVSHEIQSPITNLLGQIKQLRQTKDFSLLDDIEHQSQRLSGLTKQLLMLASLEKSGRTVEKELFSSKLLIQEVIRNHMYALDQKEIFVTTKLKDFEMSGHRDLCYQMLSNILSNAIKYSPVETQIKFESNNEGLPYIKVIDEGYGMSDKTKAYLFERFYKAEVHEDKVPANGLGMAIVKEIADLHDFTIAVESELGKGTAITIYLSKK
- a CDS encoding DUF485 domain-containing protein: MNQQDYNKIAASKDFNDLVAARKKFIFPITLFFIVATLLFPILTGYTTILNNIAFWNISWAWIYAFLLFVMVWTLVTIYMSKAKQFDAVSERIINEYKRGSRS
- a CDS encoding ABC transporter ATP-binding protein → MIEVKHISKSFKQGDTTTEVLKDINFTVNDGEVICLYGPSGSGKSTLLTIIGALLQPTSGEVIINGKSLSNLSKSDITKMRLDDIGFIFQASHLIPFVNVKEQLLHVALENGMDKHAASKKADDLLDTFGLSHRAKVYPNSLSGGEKQRVAIARAFMNHPSLILADEPTASLDFERAVQVVEVIRERVKENNSSCIIITHDERIFKYADHILRLEGGNLVKER
- a CDS encoding PPK2 family polyphosphate kinase, whose translation is MDINQYKVNHEESFSFDNFPSSENKKSLNDDIKENIIPELTQQLRGLHLKLHAAEENGILVVLQALDAAGKDEVISYIFSNLSAQGLKTTSFGKPTDTERKHDYLWRFHDGLPERGQIGILNRSYYEDVLAPRIHNLVEEKEKPDDAEEKNLWHTRYRQINDYERYLTENGFHVIKFFFNMSHEEQRNRLLERMTNPDKNWEFSFNDVKEREYWEDYQKLFSEMLEETSTEHSPWYVLPADDEWHTRRIVTEVMIEKIKSLNPQFPTISQEDKEDLDKAIERLKNEQ
- a CDS encoding response regulator transcription factor, whose protein sequence is MQNKILIVDDEAAIRHEVISGFEQHGFQVFNASNGNEAITLLDKEKVDLCIVDIMMPGIDGFELCEQIKQDYQLPVIMLTARDALGDKRIAFQAGSDDYVTKPFEIEEVIFRAQAILKRYEKSVEKIEFGKLLIDADSYEVMMEDESLYLPRKEFELLYFLVRHYPKVATREQLIEEIWGYDFDGDERTVDVHVKRIRKRLSAFDSGVEIQTVRGVGYKVHHV
- a CDS encoding metal ABC transporter solute-binding protein, Zn/Mn family, yielding MNTKIFSKIIVFFAVAALLLSACSQDKKEGKIKIVTSNSIIYDMTKSIAGDDAVVTNIVPIGQDPHDYEVKPKDIKAITDADVVLFNGLNLETSSGWFQKALQQGDKKLGDDNVIAVSDGVKKIFLKGRHDDNAIDPHAWLSIDNGILYSKNIAKALEKADKKHSKTYHHNMEQYTKRLTTLSAQYKDKFNDIPKSKRHLITSEGAFKYFSRDYDLNHAYIWEINTEKQGTPEQMKQAINFVKNHDINSLFVETSVDKRSMQSLSEMTKTPIYGEVYTDSIGQKGTDGDSYYKMMEHNIKTIHNGLK
- a CDS encoding solute symporter family protein; translation: MNMTVIMMFLFFVSLTLLITYFASKRTNSAEDFYTAGGGLTGWQNGLAIAGDYLSAASFLGIAGAIALWGFDGFFYSIGYLTAYLIVLYIVAEPLRNLGKYTLADMIAARFELKKVRAMAAVSSITIVIFYMLAQLVGAGALIQLLFNIPYTWAVIIVGIMMTVYVLFGGMTATSWVQMVKAVLLMVGTIIISFLVLKHFNFSIANMFGAMKSIDAPELKSDYINPGSQGKSPLDNISLIVALLFGTAGLPHILMRFFTVSDAKTARSSVMWATWIIGIFYILTIFLGFGAASLLTREEIITANPAGNMAAPLLADRLGGDILMSFVCAVAFATILAVVAGLVLSGASAFAHDIYGEIIKKGNISEREQMKAAKIASLAVSVLSILLTLFAQNMNVAFLVSLAFCVAASANLPVIVFTIFWKRFNTQGAIAGLLTGLITSLVLVILSPNVMNPEGTAFITANPIFPLANPAIISVPAGFIGAFLGTYLGKAESEDKFREVEVKSVTGIAHSEVTH